In the genome of Trypanosoma brucei gambiense DAL972 chromosome 11, complete sequence, the window ACTAGCAGGAAGCGGCCGCGGGAAGCAGCTACATATCATGACATTCGTTTGATGTGTCAGCACGCGAGGGAACGGGAGGCGTTGCTACGCACGGGGCCGTTCTTTGTGGAGCGTATTCTGGCGCCCCGTCTTGTGGGTATTCATTACAGAGTGGACGGTTTATTGACCGACCCCAGTCGGTTGAGCCGTGACAACGAGGTGCGTGCGCCACTAAAGTGGCGGCAGCGGTGCCAAGGACTACTTGCACTACCTCAACACGCACAAGTAGAGGGTTTAAAACGACATTTTGGTTCGATGAACGTCGATGATTTCCGGACTGTGATCCCGTCACCAGTGTATGTCGCGACGAGGGGTGAGAGGAGTGGCATAAATGTTGCGGTAAGGGCACTAGCCCCTGTAACAGACGTGGTGTTTGACATGGAGGAGCAATTTGCCGTTGTATGCCAGCGGCGACGCTTCTCTACCTACGCAATTAGCAGTTGGATGGAGAGTTTAGATGTACCTTCCATTCCTGGTGCTGCAGTCCCTCTAGTTTCAGTTGAGCCGCAAGGCTTCTCGAGTCTCGGGTTTGCCCTCTCAGCGTTGCAATTTTTGTCGTCTTCACTTCATGTTATTGCCGGTTACCATAGAGCCCCGGTGGTGGATATCTTTGACTTGGAGAATGTTGACGAGGAGACGAgtgagccccagcagcggtTCAACCTGACGGATGTGAAGGAAAACGGAAACGTTGAGGATGGTTCAAGCGCCTACGCAAACGATGTTATGCCAATGGACAGATACGTTAGTTTGGGGGCGCTGTCATCAGGGTTGTCCGTGTGGTTAGACAGTCGTAGCGGAAAGGCGGAGGCATGTACTGGAGTCTTAACGCGCCAATACACTATTGGGGCCCACAACCCCCATACAGGCCGCCGTGATCCACTCGCATGCGTAACATCCTTGTGCCAAGGCAACCCTGCGAACATACTTCTAGGAACGGAGGCTGGAGCGTTGCAGCTGTGGGACGTGCGTTGCACCAGAGAGTGCGTGGCCCAACATATGACATCGGCGTCAATCTGTCGCCTCCATCCATCGTACTCATATCCCCTGCGCAACGTTGTGTGGCTTAACACGTTAGCGGGCTGCGTGGAAGCTGTAAGCGTTGGACAGAGCGACATGGAGCTGTTGGCACGGCGTCTGTGCCCGGACTTCCAGCGTTCATCCTCAACGTTTCATTTACCGCCACCACGTCTCTCCCTTATGGAGTCCTCTGGGGTTGTGGCTTGTCCACACATATCTTCCGGCAAACTGTTGCTTTATGATGGGAGTTCCTTGGTAAAACAGCCGAACAACTCTCGCACACAGTTATCTTCATATAATAGAGGTGTGGATGGAAAGGACAACGAGTATGAAAACGGGCATTGTAGCAATTTTGGTGGTTTTCTTCGGGAGGCATCCTCTTCCAGTGAGGAAAGTGGAGAGCGTGAAATTCCGCTGCTGAATGCTCTGCCCTCTGAGGCTAATGCGCTCGTGACTGCATGCACCGTGTGGAGCAACCGCGATATGTTCGTGCTTGGGGATGAAACAGGCCGAGTGCAGCTCCTGTAATATACAAACTCGTAGAGAGGTAGATGGGAATTGTCTCCCGTTGTCTGTCTTACCATCATTTTTCTTCACGCATATGTCACTACTTTTTTATACACCAGCCGGTGGCGATTGGTTATGTTGTCACGCACGCTCTTTATACATGGGAGCGCCTTGTTACTTGTACATTCACTTTGCATGAACACACGTGTGtgcggtaaaaaaaaaaatatggggaTGCGACAAGCTTATTTGTGGTGATGTTAACAACAGTGATAATAGTGTCAGGGTTATGTATTGTTCTTTCCGTGCCATTTACCATCTGGGACTTAGGTAGGCTTAGCTAAAAATTACTCAGAGAGGAACGTTAAACGCAGATGCTCCGTCGCAGTGGTTGCTTCCTCAACATGGGGCTGGGGGACGAGTACGTGAAAAAGGTGTTCAACAGCGTGTCCAGCAAGTATGATATGATGAACGATGTTCTTTCGCTTGGCATACACCGCCTGTGGAAGCGCGAATTTGTCCGTGACTACGTACGACCGTGCCCTGGTGGATCGTACGTTGACGTCGCTGGAGGTACTGGCGATATTGCCTTTCGCATAATTGATGAAGTGCGCCAGTTGGAACGGGGACTTCCAGGCCTTACACCTCCCGACTTTCGAGGAGTTGGCGTGACGGTTGTGGACATAAATGAACAGATGGTTCACGAGGGAGAGGCCCGGGCAGCGCGGGAAGGATATGATGGTTTGGAGTGGATTGTCGCCAGCGGGGAGGAGCTTCCGTTGGATGACATGCAGTTCGATGGCTATACGGTATCGTTTGGCCTGCGGAATTTCAGTGACAGGCCGAAAGCCCTTCGAGAAGCGCATCGAGTGCTGAAAGTGGGTGGTGTACTGAGCGTGCTGGAGTTTAGCAAAGTCACGTGCTCGCTGCTGCGCGTGCCTTACGACGTGTGGTCTTACGGTTTCATTCCACAAGCCGGACGGATTTTGGCAAATGAGGAAAGCTATAGGTACCTTGTGGATAGCATTAGAGCCTTTCCCGATCAGGAGACCCTAGCAGAGATGATTCGGGAGGCGGGATTCGGTTACGTGAGGTATGATAATCTCTCTGGCGGAATCGCATGTGTACACACCGCAGTAAAAACGGAGGCTGTTCCAATGCATAAACCTAAGTCAGAAGTAGAAAACGCTATGGCGCAACAGGAGCGAGTGGTAGAAGACAGTAAAGTGGGGGCTGCATAGAAAACTCTCCCGATTGAGCTGTGTTGTGCAACATTTGTTGAAAACATACAAGCAGAATTAAGTATAGTAGTCGCAGGGGAACTTTAATCATTCATATGCCACAAGGCGTATAATAGTGGTGGgcttatatattttcttatccaacccttgctgcatgccGGGGCCTACGTTTTGTGTTCGTTGTAGCTCCACTTTGGCAACGGCCACGCTATGCCCTGTTActtttttcattatattttGCACGTCGTGTTTTAATCAATTTTGTATTATCCGGTtcattcttcattttttccccctcccgtGCATTTTAGCGTGTAACGACGGCGGCGCCTGACCTAATCATTGTCGGCTGCACACGAGGTTCATTGCAACCGTCTAGAGAGTTACGAGGGGTGGTAGTGGTGAGTACCATAAAGGAAAGggaccgaaaaaaaaataggaggcaaacaaaaaacacacactaGCGGGGGACGCATacaggtatatatatatatatatatatatatattacgcGCGCACAGAATTGgaaagtcttttttttccgtaATCCTCCTGCGAGCAGGTAGCGGAGACACATAAACGAAGAAGGGGTAATTACAGTAAACGGCTCTAGGAACATACCCCACCCCTGGAACGCACGTAGAACGAGCATTAGAAATCGAAGTTCAAGGATCGCCGAGGAGAAGCACTACATTACGAAAACGCTGTACTGCGCGATcttgttttagtttttttggCCTGTAGCCTCTGTGGTAGCGAAAATCGTcgatacaaaaaaagaataaaagaagcaacagagTGGATTGCCTGCCAGTAGGTTGAGTGAAAGAAGGGACGGGGCACAGTCATGTTCAATGTCTCACCAGCGAGTCGTGACCGCGTGCGTTCTGAGAGTCAGCGCACCCCGCGCCCCCGCAGCTCACTCTCCATGCCACGTGAATTGTCCTACACACCCGCCATATCTTCCATTCCTTCAAGCCTGCACACACCGTTTATTCAAAAGTGCTACGTTCAGGGGGACAATTCCACTGAGggtcagcagcagcagcagcaaccgccTGATCACATGACTGTCGTATTTGAAAGTGATAACATGCAACTGACAACAACAAGTTTGCTCGGGAAAGGTGGGTTTGGTCGAGTGTACGTGGCCCAGTCAAGTGGCGGGGAGCTGTGCGCCTTGAAAGTATCGTCGAAACAAATGACGGATGGTGACTGGGAGCGGTTGCGCAAAGAGGTGGCGCTTATGAGTCACTTCTCGCAGCACCCCAACGTGGTGAAGCTAATTGCTGCCGGTCGAGATAGGAATTTCGCGTATGTGGCGATGGAGTGCTGTGCGAGTCGGTCGCTGCATGACATTATTAACAAACATGGTCTCGAAGTGCCAGAAATTTTGTGGGTCGGCTATGCACTCATTGATACAATCGCCTTTCTGCACGCCAAGGGTTGCATACACCGGGACCTAAAGCCACAGAACCTTTTGTTTGACTTCGATGGAAACCTGAAGATAAGTGATTTTGGACTTTCAAGCAACGTTACCGAATCTGAACCACGGAAGACGGTTGCCGGGACGGCAATGTATATGGCACCCGAAATTGCTGGCGCAGTGTATAAACGCATGACCAACGATAACAGCTCTAGTTCGCTGCGCTACGGTCAGGAGGTCGACACATGGAGCATTGGTGTGGTGTTGTACGTCATGTTGACGCGCATGAACCCGTACGCGCAGGCGCTTGAAAATGAAGGTGCACACGAGATGAACAAGACGCAGAAGACACTCACCTTATTTAGTGCGGTTGCGGGGGCCGCTTGGCACTGGCCAGCGGGTTGGAGAGGCGACAAGGAACTAAGTGATGTTGTCAATCAAATACTGCATCGGAATCCAGATCAGCGAGCCACGCTACAAGATATACTGCAGCACCCTGTTTGGGACCGACGGCCGCTTTCGTGTCCGCTCACGCTGCTGCAAAAACTGAATTTAGTTGAGCGACGACCGTTTACCCGAACCGGAGCGGTAGGCCGCTCATGCAGCCGTGCCCCTGAAGGTATGCAGCCCCAATATGCCACCAAAACGGCAGAAGCTGTGCTCCTAGAGGGGCTAAACCAAGTGATTCAAGTCGAAGAGAGCACTCGTACTCAACTCGTCCTTGAAAGCAATGAGGTGATAAATCTCATATTCGGAACCCTGAAGCTGCATGCCTCAGAGGCTAACGGAAGGCGGTTTATTGTGATAGATGAGAAAGGTTGCCGCAAGAACATCGAAGACATGTTGCTGACCACTCGCCCGGTGCGTTGTCGCAGCCATGAGTTAGTGTCGACAGCGGTGTGTACAAAACAGCCCAAACGTGGAACAAGGGTCGGTTCCTCATTAAGGCCGCAAAGGGAATCCAGTGTTTTGTTGGCGGGTCCATTAGCTTTCGGTCAGACTCAAGATGCTGGAGAGATTGTCCGCGCAACGTCTGACAGGTACGCTGTGGTGTACAGTGGACGTGAAACCTCCACACGGTGGTCTCTCCGCAATGTCATCTCACTCCCTCGAGAACTTAACGCTGCAATTGAGGATGTTACGTGCATTAACAAACACCAAATGAAGAAACTTATCAAAATACCCTTGGGTTATGTCGGGTTTGATTGCAACGTATGCGATAGTGCGATTGATGATATTAGTATCGAGAAACCAGTTTTTCGATGTCATAAGTGCGACTACGACCTCTGCATGAATTGTGCTTACcagggaaaaataaaggacgttaactttgtttgtgtttcatgCATGAAAAAGTTTGCGTCCTCTTCAAAGCTCGAAGCACATTCAGCTAAGTGCCGTGGCCCAAGCATGAGCCCCTCGGTACGCTGCTCTTCCCGTCGAAACACGATGCTTTGGGAGCAATTGGAAAACGAGGGTGGAAGTTTGCTGGATATCCGGTTGCCTACCGAAACTAAACCGCGACGTAGTGCCCGTACATCTTGCCGTACCTCCGGTGGTCGAGAGTCGTCGGGTGGTCGCATTAGTATTGGTGACAGCTATGTACCAGGACCGGAGGACTTAGGCACAATGGTAGTAGCGCACCGTGACGCCAATTTCCCTGAAATGCCAAAATTCTCCACTCAGAGCGATAGCAAGGCAAGCTCCCCTTTCGGTGAGAAGGAGGGCGCTGATAAAAATTATAAGCAGAGTTTCTCCTTTGAACTTCCCCCTCAGGTTCGGCTCTCTAAACATCGTAGGGAAAAGGGAGCGGAACCACGGAGTTCGGAAGAATTGCGCGAGATTGTAGATGAGCTTACGCCAACACCTAAAAGGGTGCGTACAGAAGCACGGCAGAATTCTTGTGAGCCATATGCTCCCCAAGTGAATGACGCAGGCTTGGTTGTCGGCATTGCTGCGCGGTCTCGTGttgaaagggagggaagtcTGCGTGGGGAACAGCAGTCCCGTAACGTCGTAGTAATCCGTGCAGACAACGCGGCGAAACCACAAGACCTGCGAAAGCAGTCTCAGGTTCCTCGAAGCGCTTCGTCAAGTCAACCTGGTAGTAGGATGGAGTCGCAAGCCATCGATACTCTCTTGAAGCCGGCCCCTAAGAATGTGGCAGTACGAGAGTATCGGTCCGCGTCCGGCCAGCGCGATCCACTGGTGCCGAGAACGTCACTGCCTTCAGCTCAGACTGGAGAAATTTTCGGTGCACCGCCTCTCCCACGAATCGTCACCTCCGGGAGGTCTAGCGTACCACGTTCAATGTCGTACACATTGCCATctgctgctggtgttgcGCGACGCCAGACATCCCAGCCTTTAGTGAACTTACTTGGAGGGGTCCCCGTCGGGGCGTATGGGGGCGGATCTTTCAACCCCGGCGAGCGCAATGCTTCCAtcagcaacaccaacagaACTGTTGGACCGGGGCAAGGTGGGACGGCGTACCTGGCCCTTCCTCGGGACAAGCAAAACCGGGATCGCTTTGTTGATGACTTCCTAAGCGGGGCGTGGGTAAGGGTTTACTCTTTCATTGGTTCTGAAGTTGTTGTGATGTATTATTCTGTGCAACCCGGTAGGTACGGTGCCCTCTTCCCCACAGAGGAGGGAGCAGCTACGGCAGTTCTGGACATACACTCTAAGTTGGTGCTATACGTGCCGCGTATGGATAAGGATACCGTTACTCGGACCCAGTGCCATCCGAATGTTCTAAGTTTCTTTCAAGACGAAATACGCATTCTACCCGCTACAAGTGCAGAGAAAACCCTCGGTGATGTGCTTCGTGGCATAATGGGTTTCGTTAGTGAACTTACGAAATGTCgtggggagggagaaaagtaTGCAGCAGCGCAGTCTGCATACATTCACCAACGTGAGAAGGGTGCGGTCCCCGCGGGCACAAAGTTCGCGTATGTGAGAAAGGCGTTCCCAGATCCAGCAGGCTCTTTCGTGTTGTTCCGTTTGTCCAACCTGCGGTCGCAGGTAGTTTTTAACAACGCACTCCTAGACATCCGTTGGCAAAGCGACAAGAACCATAATGTTGGGCAAAAGTACTACGTGCGGCCCAACGGCGAGGCCGGACCATTTACTGCGGAGCACTCAGGTATCCTCAATCACGTAAATTTGGTGATGCGCAACGTCTACCGGAAATGAGAAACTCACAAGTGAGTTACTCTTCTGCTGCCACGTGCGCACGCACGCTTCTGTGTTCGGGTACTTTGGTGTGTCTGCACGGCTCCGTATGCATATGTGGTTGCTTCAGTGCGATATCCAGTGTCCGACCACCTCGTTGGGGAAGTAAAAAGATTTGCGTGATGAGATAACCACCTGTGGGACACCGCGGTGAAATCCGCAGACGCGATACTGGAGTCCACAGTTTGAGACGCTTACTGTGTAGCTTTCATTTACGTTCACTTAagattttgttttcctttctataACTTTTATctacaattttttgtttttaccccGCAACTTTGTGTTTATTCACATATCTACAAATAGATTTAGAGGCCATCTGAGGATGGGGGTCGAAAATGTGGGAAACTTGTTTTGCGTGTTCATTGTGTGGGAAGGAagtggggaaagggaaatagaCATAGAATGGTGTCTGGTCGTCTTTAATGTGCGTGCGAATTAAAACTGTTGCGACGACGTGCATTTGACCAAACACTCCTTTTTTAGCCTAGAGGCCCGCTTGTGAGGGCCCAGTGGGCCAcgtttattactattatgatatatatatatatatataactttGTTTGGCTCGTCGTTACGCGAGGTATGCAACCCTGTGAACAGGAACAGGGGGAATACGTTGATTTCTGCTTTTCGGCTTGTCGTTTCAGTTTCAATCATTAACTTTCTCATTGGTTGGGTgacgtatttgatcctccctCGCTCTCGCTCAGCACCCCATTCTCAATATAATCTGGGACGCAGTAAAACTTGTTTCTTCGGTTACTTTCATCCACCTTTCCCCAGCGCCTTCTACGTTTGTTTTCCAGGCACGGAGGCGTTTTGAGTGCTTCGCCACCCATTGTGTCCTATTCGTTTTTTCCGGCAGTGCTCACCACCTTGTGCACGATTTCATGCTTAGACGAGCGAACTAGACGGAGGAGCTAGTTCCTGCAGGAAAGGGGTGTAAGTGGGTGATCTGAAGCATTGGCACATCAGTTTTGCTAGGTACAAAGTGCTTCCACCTGTTTCGcattcagttttttttactgcctACTGCCTCGCGCaccttcctttccccttaATAGTCTTGTgctgttttttaaaaaaaaattcgatAGCGCTTGGCATCGCCCGTAGAGGTAGAAAAGATGCCACGCCACCACACGTTGCCTGTGGGCTTTCGCGGGTCACGGCATTCCGACAGTTGGACAGTGGGATTCTGCAGCAACGAGCGCGACCGCTTACACCACGACGTTGGTGCCACAGAGGAAGTTGGCACTGTGTGTCAGAGGCCTGAGCAACCGCCCAATCGAAAGCCGTTGTGGCGCAACCAAGCAGGACACCGTCGGTGCCGCTCGAGTAACAGCTACAGCCCCGGTTGTCAACCCGTTTCCTCCACTGGTGTCCAACTGTTTTCAGCTTTCTTCACAACACCACGGGAGGCGTTAAGGGTTCTGGAGCAATACGTTCCCTTACAACAGCCACAACAGCGCCGCAAGCGCACAATCAGGGGGCAGCGCCCGGTTTTTGCAGGGACCACCAAGCAGTTGAAATGTGACGATCCCCGCGTTTGGAGAACTAGCGAGGATACAGAAGCGCAGCGATCGGAGGAGGAGTTGGTACAGTTACTGAACACGGCGCGCTTACTCTGCTCCTCACTGCGACAAACCACTGCTGCGGTCACTAGTGTCCGAGCGGGTGTACATGTT includes:
- a CDS encoding ubiquinone biosynthesis methyltransferase,putative, encoding MLRRSGCFLNMGLGDEYVKKVFNSVSSKYDMMNDVLSLGIHRLWKREFVRDYVRPCPGGSYVDVAGGTGDIAFRIIDEVRQLERGLPGLTPPDFRGVGVTVVDINEQMVHEGEARAAREGYDGLEWIVASGEELPLDDMQFDGYTVSFGLRNFSDRPKALREAHRVLKVGGVLSVLEFSKVTCSLLRVPYDVWSYGFIPQAGRILANEESYRYLVDSIRAFPDQETLAEMIREAGFGYVRYDNLSGGIACVHTAVKTEAVPMHKPKSEVENAMAQQERVVEDSKVGAA
- a CDS encoding protein kinase, putative; this translates as MFNVSPASRDRVRSESQRTPRPRSSLSMPRELSYTPAISSIPSSLHTPFIQKCYVQGDNSTEGQQQQQQPPDHMTVVFESDNMQLTTTSLLGKGGFGRVYVAQSSGGELCALKVSSKQMTDGDWERLRKEVALMSHFSQHPNVVKLIAAGRDRNFAYVAMECCASRSLHDIINKHGLEVPEILWVGYALIDTIAFLHAKGCIHRDLKPQNLLFDFDGNLKISDFGLSSNVTESEPRKTVAGTAMYMAPEIAGAVYKRMTNDNSSSSLRYGQEVDTWSIGVVLYVMLTRMNPYAQALENEGAHEMNKTQKTLTLFSAVAGAAWHWPAGWRGDKELSDVVNQILHRNPDQRATLQDILQHPVWDRRPLSCPLTLLQKLNLVERRPFTRTGAVGRSCSRAPEGMQPQYATKTAEAVLLEGLNQVIQVEESTRTQLVLESNEVINLIFGTLKLHASEANGRRFIVIDEKGCRKNIEDMLLTTRPVRCRSHELVSTAVCTKQPKRGTRVGSSLRPQRESSVLLAGPLAFGQTQDAGEIVRATSDRYAVVYSGRETSTRWSLRNVISLPRELNAAIEDVTCINKHQMKKLIKIPLGYVGFDCNVCDSAIDDISIEKPVFRCHKCDYDLCMNCAYQGKIKDVNFVCVSCMKKFASSSKLEAHSAKCRGPSMSPSVRCSSRRNTMLWEQLENEGGSLLDIRLPTETKPRRSARTSCRTSGGRESSGGRISIGDSYVPGPEDLGTMVVAHRDANFPEMPKFSTQSDSKASSPFGEKEGADKNYKQSFSFELPPQVRLSKHRREKGAEPRSSEELREIVDELTPTPKRVRTEARQNSCEPYAPQVNDAGLVVGIAARSRVEREGSLRGEQQSRNVVVIRADNAAKPQDLRKQSQVPRSASSSQPGSRMESQAIDTLLKPAPKNVAVREYRSASGQRDPLVPRTSLPSAQTGEIFGAPPLPRIVTSGRSSVPRSMSYTLPSAAGVARRQTSQPLVNLLGGVPVGAYGGGSFNPGERNASISNTNRTVGPGQGGTAYLALPRDKQNRDRFVDDFLSGAWVRVYSFIGSEVVVMYYSVQPGRYGALFPTEEGAATAVLDIHSKLVLYVPRMDKDTVTRTQCHPNVLSFFQDEIRILPATSAEKTLGDVLRGIMGFVSELTKCRGEGEKYAAAQSAYIHQREKGAVPAGTKFAYVRKAFPDPAGSFVLFRLSNLRSQVVFNNALLDIRWQSDKNHNVGQKYYVRPNGEAGPFTAEHSGILNHVNLVMRNVYRK